DNA from Bacillaceae bacterium S4-13-56:
GGGGAATACCAATGAAAGGGAAATTTTTAAAATATAAAGGAGTTGGAGTAATTGTCAAATGTAAAATTAGCAGTCATTTTTTACACCATGGGTGGAGTGAATCATCAGCTAGCAAAGTGGGCAGAAGAAGGTGGAAAAGAAGCTGTAGCTGAAGTGAAAGTGTTAAAAGTTCAGGAGCTAGCACCTGAATCTGTCATTGAACAAAATGAAGTATGGAAATTAACTACAGAGGCAGTTAAGGATGTACCTGTAGCAACCTCCGATGATATCGAGTGGGCAGATGCAATCATCTTTAGCGTTCCAACACGATTTGGGAATATGCCGTCTCAAATGAAACAATTCCTTGATATACAAGGTGGTCTTTGGGCAAGTGGAAAAACAGTGAATAAAGTCGTCAGTGCCATGGTCTCAGCCCAAAACCCGCATGGAGGTCAAGAATCGACCATTCTTTCTTTATATACATCCATGATGCATTGGGGAGCCATTATTGTACCTCCTGGCTACACCGACCCAGTTCTATTCGGTGCAGGTGGAAACCCATACGGGACAAGTGTTTCCGTTAATGAAGAAGGTAAGATGGTGGAAAATGTTGAAGCAGCAGTTAAGCATCAAGCGAAACGCACCGTACAAATTGCGAAGAAAGTGAAATAAGCATAAGCTATTGTGAAAAAGGTCGGAACTTGGGGAAATACCATGTTCCGGCCTTTTATCCAACATGAATGGGCAGACATACCCTCACCACAAATCTTAAGTAAAACGAGAAGAGTAGATAGGGGGATAAACTGCCAGTATATGTCCAATTGGTTCAAGGGGCC
Protein-coding regions in this window:
- the wrbA gene encoding NAD(P)H:quinone oxidoreductase; the protein is MSNVKLAVIFYTMGGVNHQLAKWAEEGGKEAVAEVKVLKVQELAPESVIEQNEVWKLTTEAVKDVPVATSDDIEWADAIIFSVPTRFGNMPSQMKQFLDIQGGLWASGKTVNKVVSAMVSAQNPHGGQESTILSLYTSMMHWGAIIVPPGYTDPVLFGAGGNPYGTSVSVNEEGKMVENVEAAVKHQAKRTVQIAKKVK